A window of Dorea formicigenerans contains these coding sequences:
- the acpP gene encoding acyl carrier protein, with product MLEQIREIIAENLAIDVEKVTESADFKEDLDADSLDLFEMVTALEDEYEIEIPEEDLPTLKTVGDVVKYVEAHKE from the coding sequence ATGTTAGAGCAGATTAGAGAGATTATCGCAGAGAATTTAGCAATTGATGTGGAGAAGGTTACAGAGAGTGCAGATTTCAAAGAGGATTTAGACGCAGATTCCTTAGACCTCTTCGAGATGGTAACAGCATTAGAAGATGAATATGAGATCGAAATTCCGGAAGAAGACCTTCCAACACTCAAAACAGTCGGCGACGTAGTGAAATACGTGGAAGCACATAAAGAATAA
- the accC gene encoding acetyl-CoA carboxylase biotin carboxylase subunit, producing the protein MFHKILIANRGEIAVRIIRACRNMGIRSVAVYSKEDKDSLHVQLADQRICIGEGPARNNYLNMQQIVTAALNIGADAIHPGFGFLSENSDFVRLCEEHGITFIGPSADVIDSMGNKSHARKTMMEAGVPVVPGTKDPVYDVETGEKLADEIGYPVMIKASSGGGGKGMRVSRSKDDFEFNFNMAQRESANAFGDDTMYIEKYIENPRHVEIQIMADTHGNVVALGERDCSVQRNHQKLIEESPSPAITANTRASMNHDAVLAAKAVGYTNAGTIEFILDQSGTYYFMEMNTRIQVEHGVTEMVTGTDLIIEQIRVAMGEPLSFTQEEVTPRGHAIECRINAEIPEKNFMPSPGVVKHLHLPSGNGVRVDTGLYTGYRIPSEYDSMIAKVIVHAPDRDAAIQKMRSALDEMVILGVETNLDFQYRIMKNPEFCEGNADTGFIERLLKID; encoded by the coding sequence ATGTTTCATAAAATATTGATTGCAAACCGCGGAGAGATTGCTGTTCGTATTATCCGCGCCTGCCGTAATATGGGTATCCGCAGCGTAGCAGTCTATTCCAAAGAAGATAAAGACAGTCTTCACGTACAGCTCGCCGACCAGCGTATCTGTATCGGTGAAGGCCCTGCCAGAAACAATTACCTGAATATGCAGCAAATTGTCACAGCTGCCCTGAACATCGGAGCCGATGCGATCCACCCTGGATTTGGTTTCCTCTCTGAGAATTCAGACTTTGTACGTCTGTGCGAAGAACACGGTATTACATTTATCGGACCAAGTGCAGATGTTATCGACAGCATGGGAAATAAATCCCACGCCAGAAAGACAATGATGGAGGCCGGAGTTCCGGTCGTTCCAGGTACGAAAGATCCAGTCTACGACGTAGAGACCGGCGAAAAGCTTGCAGACGAAATCGGTTATCCGGTTATGATCAAAGCCTCCTCCGGCGGAGGTGGAAAAGGTATGCGTGTCTCCCGCTCTAAAGATGATTTTGAATTCAACTTCAACATGGCTCAAAGAGAGTCTGCCAACGCATTTGGCGATGACACCATGTACATTGAAAAATATATTGAAAACCCACGCCATGTAGAGATCCAGATCATGGCTGACACTCATGGAAATGTAGTGGCTCTCGGCGAACGTGACTGTTCTGTACAGCGCAACCACCAGAAGTTGATTGAAGAATCTCCTTCTCCGGCTATCACAGCCAATACCCGCGCTTCCATGAACCACGATGCCGTTCTTGCCGCAAAAGCTGTTGGTTACACAAATGCCGGAACGATCGAGTTCATTCTTGACCAAAGCGGAACTTACTATTTCATGGAAATGAATACCCGTATTCAAGTCGAGCACGGTGTCACAGAAATGGTTACAGGCACAGACCTGATCATTGAACAGATCCGTGTTGCCATGGGCGAGCCGCTTAGCTTCACTCAGGAAGAGGTCACACCACGCGGACATGCCATTGAGTGCCGTATCAACGCTGAAATTCCGGAGAAAAACTTTATGCCAAGTCCTGGTGTGGTAAAACATTTGCACCTTCCTTCTGGAAATGGTGTGCGTGTTGATACCGGTCTTTACACTGGCTACCGCATTCCTTCCGAGTACGACTCCATGATCGCGAAAGTTATCGTTCATGCACCGGACAGAGATGCTGCAATCCAGAAAATGCGGTCTGCGCTGGACGAGATGGTGATTCTGGGCGTTGAGACAAATCTGGACTTCCAGTACCGGATCATGAAAAATCCTGAATTCTGTGAAGGAAATGCAGATACTGGATTTATTGAGCGGTTGTTAAAAATTGATTAA
- a CDS encoding beta-ketoacyl-ACP synthase III yields the protein MSARFCGTGSCVPDYVMDNDGVAELVETSDSWIRERTGIARRHIAVKETTVSMANEAAKRALDNAGVLPEELDLILMSTISSDVIIPCGACEVQKAIGADKAVCFDLNGACTGFVLAYNTALAYIESGIYQTVLIVGSESLSRLTNWKDRGTCILFGDGAGAAVIKKDERASYIPAAHSDGTRGEALLCYSKREENGLPFQKNDEIGGKHLNSEDYLMQMDGQGVFRFAIKQVPEVIQEVLEKNEVKPEEIDWYILHQANRRILEAVAKRMGEPVEKFPMNMEEYGNTSSASIPILLDEMNRDGRLKRGQKIVLAGFGAGLTWGATIIEW from the coding sequence ATGAGTGCAAGATTTTGTGGAACAGGCTCCTGTGTCCCGGATTATGTTATGGATAATGATGGGGTTGCAGAGCTTGTAGAGACAAGTGATTCATGGATCAGAGAACGGACCGGAATTGCGAGACGCCATATTGCAGTGAAAGAGACGACCGTGTCCATGGCGAATGAAGCTGCAAAACGAGCTCTTGATAATGCAGGAGTTTTGCCAGAAGAACTGGATCTGATTCTGATGTCCACGATTTCTTCGGATGTCATTATTCCATGTGGCGCATGCGAAGTGCAAAAGGCCATTGGTGCAGACAAAGCAGTCTGTTTTGATTTAAATGGAGCATGTACCGGGTTTGTACTGGCATACAATACAGCATTGGCATACATAGAAAGTGGGATTTATCAGACAGTTCTGATCGTAGGAAGTGAATCGCTGTCCAGGCTGACGAACTGGAAGGACCGTGGGACGTGTATTCTTTTCGGAGACGGCGCCGGTGCAGCAGTAATAAAAAAAGATGAAAGAGCCAGTTATATTCCGGCGGCACATTCTGACGGGACTCGAGGAGAGGCGCTTTTGTGTTACAGTAAGCGAGAGGAGAATGGACTTCCTTTTCAGAAAAATGATGAGATTGGCGGGAAACATTTGAACAGTGAAGACTATCTCATGCAGATGGACGGTCAGGGAGTATTCCGGTTTGCAATTAAGCAGGTACCGGAAGTCATTCAGGAAGTGCTGGAAAAAAATGAAGTAAAACCAGAAGAAATCGATTGGTACATTTTACATCAGGCGAACCGGAGAATTCTGGAAGCCGTAGCAAAACGAATGGGCGAACCGGTCGAAAAATTCCCAATGAACATGGAAGAGTATGGAAATACATCTTCCGCAAGTATTCCGATTCTGTTAGATGAAATGAATAGAGACGGAAGATTAAAACGAGGACAGAAAATCGTGCTGGCAGGATTCGGGGCAGGCCTGACCTGGGGCGCAACAATTATTGAATGGTAA
- a CDS encoding biotin-dependent carboxyltransferase family protein — MGIRILKGGMLTTVQDSGRPGYQSQGFGVSGVMDRRSFKIANLLLDNPENEAVLEFTLLGPTLEFTSETIIAITGGDFQPQVNGKPVKMYTALYMHRGDILSFRGCRTGSRGYIAFSSYLEIPVVMGSRSTNIKCGLGGFKGRRLLDGDYISFRAKRRYLPYFLSRSLDLNEFDQDNITLRVIMGPQDDAFTAAGKETFLSSEYVVTSEFDRMGCRLEGPFIASKSTTDIISDGIAFGSVQVPSHGKPIILLADRQTTGGYAKIATVISVDIPKLVQRKTDHKVKFQAVTVEEAQELLALEAKEMNEFRHQIYQPCKEVLDCRLVAKRISKLFQ; from the coding sequence ATGGGAATTCGCATTTTAAAAGGCGGAATGCTTACAACTGTACAGGACAGTGGGCGCCCGGGCTATCAGAGCCAGGGGTTCGGCGTATCTGGTGTTATGGACCGCCGCTCCTTCAAAATTGCCAATCTTCTTCTGGATAATCCGGAAAATGAAGCAGTTCTCGAATTCACTCTTCTTGGACCAACACTGGAATTTACTTCCGAGACGATCATCGCTATCACGGGAGGTGATTTTCAGCCACAGGTCAACGGAAAGCCTGTGAAAATGTATACGGCGCTCTATATGCACCGTGGAGATATCCTCTCATTTCGTGGCTGCCGTACCGGAAGCCGCGGCTACATCGCATTTTCCAGTTATCTGGAAATCCCGGTCGTTATGGGAAGCCGCTCTACCAACATCAAATGTGGACTTGGAGGATTTAAGGGACGCCGCCTCTTAGACGGTGACTATATCAGCTTCCGTGCCAAAAGAAGATACTTGCCTTATTTCCTGTCTAGAAGCCTGGATCTCAACGAGTTTGATCAGGACAACATTACACTGCGCGTGATTATGGGACCACAGGACGATGCATTTACCGCGGCAGGAAAAGAGACATTTCTATCTTCCGAATATGTTGTAACGAGTGAGTTCGACCGCATGGGCTGCCGTCTGGAAGGACCATTTATTGCATCAAAGTCAACAACAGACATTATCTCTGATGGAATCGCATTCGGTTCTGTTCAGGTACCTAGCCATGGAAAACCAATCATTCTGCTGGCAGACAGACAGACTACCGGCGGATATGCGAAGATTGCTACGGTCATCTCTGTAGATATTCCAAAACTGGTTCAGAGAAAGACAGATCATAAAGTGAAGTTCCAGGCAGTTACTGTAGAAGAAGCTCAGGAACTCCTTGCACTGGAAGCAAAAGAAATGAACGAATTCAGACATCAGATCTACCAGCCTTGTAAAGAGGTTCTGGACTGCCGTCTGGTCGCAAAACGAATCAGCAAATTATTCCAGTAA
- the accB gene encoding acetyl-CoA carboxylase biotin carboxyl carrier protein yields the protein MNLDKIEKLVKIIEESSLQEFSIQEGDIKIKMSKRAGETVAVPFAPGMGMPVAGTAAPEAATADETSGEVEEETYITSPIVGTFYSAPSPEAKAFVKVGDRVKAGETVCILEAMKLMNEIESDFDCEIEAVLVSNEQRVEYGQPLFKVKKLDD from the coding sequence ATGAATTTAGATAAAATTGAAAAGCTTGTAAAGATTATCGAAGAGTCTTCCCTGCAGGAATTTTCCATTCAGGAAGGCGATATTAAAATAAAAATGAGTAAACGCGCAGGCGAAACCGTTGCCGTCCCATTTGCACCAGGTATGGGAATGCCGGTTGCAGGAACTGCTGCACCGGAAGCTGCTACTGCAGATGAGACTTCTGGAGAAGTGGAAGAAGAAACATACATTACTTCCCCGATTGTCGGAACATTTTACTCCGCACCTTCACCAGAAGCTAAAGCTTTCGTAAAAGTCGGTGACCGCGTAAAAGCCGGCGAGACTGTATGTATTCTGGAAGCTATGAAACTGATGAATGAGATTGAAAGTGATTTTGACTGCGAGATCGAGGCCGTTCTTGTCAGCAACGAACAGAGAGTTGAATATGGTCAGCCACTCTTTAAAGTAAAGAAGCTTGACGACTAA
- a CDS encoding DUF4317 domain-containing protein, with product MNKKEVLEIRKQFTPENCTITRICGCYVDHEKEKKMEMKKAFLSMPEEEAFKYFDIFKHTLSGTVGKNLMTMEFPLDQELEGGAQELLLRLRDTKLTDDLLLEEFYDKVIENYEFAENYYIILIHAAYDVPGKSSDNMEMFDASDTVYEHIMCSICPVKLTKAGLTYNAEKNNIEDRIRDWFVEMPATGFLFPAFQDRASDVHHVLYYSKKPEDLQPDFIANVLGNITPLTAKDQKTTFQSLVSDTLGEDCDYDTVRNIHDNLNELMEEAKESPDPLELSRPDVKHLLERSGVPEEKMEHFDKNFEEAVGEKNTLLASNIASVKTFQIETPDIVVKVNPERSDLVETREIDGRRCLVIAIDDHLEVNGIEVR from the coding sequence ATGAATAAAAAAGAAGTTTTGGAGATCCGCAAGCAGTTTACCCCGGAAAACTGCACAATTACCCGTATCTGCGGCTGTTATGTGGATCATGAAAAAGAGAAAAAAATGGAGATGAAAAAAGCTTTTCTTTCCATGCCGGAGGAAGAAGCTTTCAAGTATTTTGACATTTTCAAGCATACATTATCCGGAACTGTTGGCAAGAACCTGATGACTATGGAATTCCCGCTGGACCAGGAGCTGGAAGGCGGCGCGCAGGAGCTCCTTTTAAGGCTGCGCGATACGAAACTTACTGATGATCTGCTTTTGGAAGAATTCTACGACAAGGTTATTGAGAACTACGAATTCGCGGAAAACTACTATATTATATTGATTCATGCTGCATACGATGTGCCGGGGAAATCTTCCGATAATATGGAAATGTTTGACGCTTCCGATACCGTATATGAACATATCATGTGCAGTATCTGCCCGGTAAAATTGACGAAAGCCGGACTTACATATAACGCCGAAAAGAACAATATTGAAGACCGTATCCGTGACTGGTTCGTGGAGATGCCTGCGACCGGTTTTCTCTTCCCGGCTTTCCAGGATCGTGCAAGTGACGTTCATCACGTCCTGTACTACTCCAAGAAACCAGAAGATCTCCAGCCTGACTTTATTGCAAATGTACTTGGCAATATTACACCGCTTACTGCAAAGGATCAAAAGACAACGTTCCAGTCTCTTGTCAGTGATACACTCGGTGAGGATTGTGACTATGACACCGTCCGCAATATCCACGACAATCTGAATGAACTTATGGAAGAAGCCAAGGAATCTCCTGACCCACTGGAGCTGTCCCGTCCAGACGTGAAACACCTGTTAGAGCGAAGTGGAGTCCCGGAAGAAAAAATGGAACATTTCGATAAGAATTTTGAGGAAGCTGTCGGTGAGAAAAATACTCTCCTTGCTTCCAACATTGCCAGTGTCAAAACTTTCCAGATTGAGACACCTGATATTGTAGTAAAAGTTAATCCGGAAAGATCCGACCTCGTAGAGACCCGTGAAATCGATGGAAGACGTTGTCTTGTCATCGCGATTGACGACCATCTTGAGGTAAATGGCATCGAAGTCCGTTAA
- a CDS encoding NRAMP family divalent metal transporter, translating into MEKNTNKKSASALIGAAFLMATSAIGPGFLTQTGQFTGNLKGSFGFVILVSVILAAIVQLNVWRVLCVSGMRGQDVANKVLPGLGYVIAFLVVAGGLVFNIGNVGGGALGFNSLLGIPTTYGCFLAGAIAICVFLYKNALDAMDTLTKILGGIMIVVIFVVILIVKPPVGMAVKETFVPTAPMDSIFPAILTLLGGTVGGYITFAGAHRLIDAGITKEENLKEINKSSVMGIGIATIVRILLFLAILGVVVETATSPATTLDASNPAADAFLQGAGQIGYRFFGLVLLCAAVTSIIGCAYTSVSFLKTFSKTIANNEKWFIVGFIALSTVVMALIGQPATLLVLAGALNGLILPITLGVCLIASQKKSIMGENYKHPIVLLILGIIVVVISAYLGITSLGKLSALFG; encoded by the coding sequence ATGGAGAAAAACACAAACAAAAAAAGTGCCAGTGCTCTCATTGGCGCAGCATTTCTTATGGCAACCTCTGCAATTGGTCCTGGATTCCTTACACAGACAGGACAGTTCACAGGAAACCTCAAAGGAAGCTTTGGCTTCGTAATCTTAGTATCAGTTATTTTAGCAGCAATCGTTCAGCTTAACGTATGGAGAGTCTTATGCGTATCCGGTATGCGTGGCCAGGATGTTGCTAACAAAGTTCTGCCAGGTCTTGGATATGTGATCGCCTTCCTCGTTGTAGCCGGCGGACTTGTATTCAACATTGGTAACGTTGGCGGCGGTGCCCTCGGATTCAACAGCTTGCTTGGCATCCCGACTACATATGGCTGCTTCCTCGCAGGAGCAATCGCAATCTGTGTATTCCTTTACAAAAATGCATTAGATGCAATGGACACACTGACAAAAATTCTTGGTGGTATCATGATCGTCGTTATTTTTGTTGTCATCCTGATTGTAAAACCACCAGTAGGAATGGCTGTAAAGGAAACATTTGTACCAACTGCTCCTATGGACAGTATCTTCCCTGCAATTCTGACACTTCTTGGCGGAACTGTTGGCGGATACATCACATTTGCCGGTGCACATCGTCTGATCGATGCCGGTATTACAAAAGAAGAGAATTTAAAAGAGATCAACAAGAGTTCTGTTATGGGAATCGGAATTGCAACGATTGTTCGTATCTTGCTGTTCCTTGCAATCTTAGGCGTTGTTGTTGAGACTGCAACTTCCCCGGCTACAACTCTTGATGCAAGCAACCCGGCTGCCGACGCATTTTTACAGGGTGCAGGTCAGATCGGATACCGTTTCTTCGGACTGGTACTTTTGTGTGCGGCTGTTACATCTATCATCGGATGCGCCTACACATCTGTATCTTTCCTGAAAACTTTCAGCAAGACAATTGCCAACAATGAAAAATGGTTCATCGTTGGATTTATCGCTCTTAGCACCGTTGTTATGGCTCTCATCGGACAGCCTGCAACTCTGCTCGTATTAGCAGGTGCCCTCAACGGACTGATCCTTCCTATTACATTGGGAGTATGTCTGATCGCATCTCAGAAGAAGTCTATCATGGGCGAGAACTACAAACACCCAATCGTGCTTCTGATCCTTGGAATTATTGTAGTTGTAATCTCTGCATACCTTGGAATCACTTCCCTTGGAAAGCTGAGCGCACTGTTCGGATAA
- a CDS encoding LamB/YcsF family protein, with amino-acid sequence MYKVDLNSDLGESFGRYTIGNDDKIIPLISSANIACGFHASDPVVMTTAIEQTKEAGIQIGAHPGFPDLMGFGRRNLAVSPAEAKAYTLYQISALGGMCKAHNMRLQHVKPHGALYNMAAKDYELSKAICEAIKSYDPEIIVMGLSGSEMIRAAKDLGLKAASEVFADRAYEEDGTLVNRRKEGAVIKDENEAIARVIRMVKEQKVTTITGKDISIQADSVCVHGDGEKALLFVEKIRKAMAEEGITISPLKDICN; translated from the coding sequence ATGTACAAAGTTGATTTAAATAGTGATTTAGGTGAGAGTTTTGGCCGTTATACGATTGGAAATGATGACAAGATTATTCCACTGATTTCTTCTGCGAATATTGCATGTGGTTTTCATGCATCTGATCCGGTTGTGATGACGACCGCGATCGAGCAAACGAAGGAGGCCGGGATTCAGATTGGTGCGCACCCGGGATTTCCGGATCTGATGGGATTTGGACGTAGAAATCTGGCCGTTTCTCCGGCAGAAGCAAAAGCGTATACTCTGTATCAGATCAGCGCTCTTGGAGGTATGTGCAAAGCCCATAATATGCGCCTGCAGCACGTAAAACCACATGGAGCCCTCTATAATATGGCTGCAAAAGATTATGAGCTTTCTAAGGCTATCTGTGAGGCTATTAAGTCCTATGATCCGGAAATCATCGTAATGGGACTCTCTGGCAGTGAAATGATCCGTGCAGCAAAAGATCTGGGGCTTAAAGCAGCCAGCGAAGTATTTGCAGACCGCGCTTATGAAGAAGACGGAACACTTGTGAACCGCCGCAAAGAAGGTGCAGTCATCAAAGACGAGAACGAAGCAATTGCCCGCGTGATCCGCATGGTAAAAGAGCAGAAAGTTACAACAATCACCGGAAAAGATATTTCCATTCAGGCTGATTCCGTATGCGTTCACGGTGATGGCGAAAAAGCTCTTCTTTTCGTTGAGAAAATCCGAAAAGCTATGGCAGAAGAAGGTATTACGATCAGCCCATTAAAAGACATTTGTAATTAA
- a CDS encoding ABC transporter ATP-binding protein, producing the protein MLEVKNLTFQVQENGVERSIVENISFDVADGEMLVITGPNGGGKSTLAKVLMGIEKASAGQIILDGEDISNYDINHRADAGIGYAFQQPPRFKGMTVMKLLSLSAGKELKREECCKLLSTVGLCANEYIEREVDGTLSGGEMKRLEIATVLAKSHKLCIFDEPEAGIDLWSFSMLIEQFEKIHKEKKESLVLISHQERIIQMADRIMVIEDGKIASIGATDEILPQLLGKTADSYSCLTCR; encoded by the coding sequence ATGCTGGAGGTAAAGAATCTTACATTCCAGGTTCAGGAGAATGGAGTAGAGAGAAGCATTGTTGAAAACATCAGTTTCGATGTTGCGGATGGCGAGATGCTTGTCATTACCGGACCAAATGGTGGAGGAAAGTCCACACTTGCGAAAGTTTTAATGGGAATTGAAAAAGCAAGCGCCGGGCAGATTATTTTAGATGGAGAGGATATCAGCAATTATGATATCAATCACAGAGCAGATGCAGGAATCGGTTATGCATTTCAGCAGCCACCGAGATTTAAAGGAATGACTGTTATGAAGCTGTTGTCACTCTCAGCAGGTAAAGAATTAAAAAGAGAAGAGTGTTGTAAGCTTTTAAGTACGGTCGGTCTTTGCGCAAATGAGTACATTGAAAGAGAAGTGGACGGCACACTATCAGGCGGTGAAATGAAACGTCTGGAGATTGCAACCGTACTTGCAAAATCGCACAAATTATGTATTTTTGATGAGCCGGAGGCAGGAATAGACCTTTGGAGTTTTTCCATGCTGATCGAACAGTTCGAGAAAATCCACAAAGAAAAGAAGGAAAGTCTGGTTCTCATTTCACATCAGGAGAGAATCATTCAGATGGCAGACCGGATCATGGTCATCGAAGACGGTAAGATCGCGTCCATTGGAGCAACTGACGAGATCCTTCCACAACTATTAGGAAAGACAGCAGATTCTTATAGCTGTCTGACATGCAGATAA
- a CDS encoding SufB/SufD family protein, with translation MMTLDEITKKVLEQIDASGFKQSGAFNLRHNGIALCHGDSEHIKIKKKQDKPGIDIYIDGKTDGEEVHIPVVVDATGMTDVVYNDFYIEEGANVTIVAGCGIHNSGCNESRHDGIHTFHVEKNCNVRYVEKHYGEGEGTGTRVLNPVTEVYLGENSVFTLDTAQIKGVDSTVRENNVYLEANSKLYVIEKLMTHGNQEATSNMMVEMNGEGSSAQIVSRSVAKGSSRQIFHPRAVGKNLCHAHVQCDSIIMDHAEVSSIPEINAKHVDAAIIHEAAIGRINDEQLVKLRTLGMTEEEAEGVIIENFLN, from the coding sequence ATGATGACGTTAGATGAAATTACAAAAAAAGTACTGGAACAGATCGATGCAAGTGGATTTAAACAGTCAGGTGCATTTAATTTACGACACAATGGAATTGCCCTCTGCCACGGTGACAGCGAGCATATCAAAATTAAGAAAAAGCAGGATAAGCCGGGCATCGACATTTATATCGATGGTAAGACAGATGGAGAAGAAGTACATATTCCGGTCGTTGTAGATGCCACAGGAATGACCGATGTGGTTTATAATGATTTTTATATAGAAGAAGGAGCAAATGTAACGATTGTTGCAGGCTGTGGAATTCACAACAGCGGTTGCAATGAAAGCCGCCATGATGGAATCCACACATTTCACGTAGAAAAAAACTGCAACGTACGTTATGTGGAGAAACATTATGGAGAAGGCGAAGGAACAGGAACAAGAGTCCTCAACCCGGTCACAGAAGTTTATCTTGGCGAGAATTCCGTATTTACACTTGATACCGCACAGATAAAAGGTGTAGATTCCACTGTACGTGAGAATAATGTATATCTGGAAGCAAACTCAAAACTGTACGTTATAGAGAAGCTGATGACACATGGAAACCAGGAAGCAACTTCCAATATGATGGTAGAAATGAATGGTGAAGGAAGTTCTGCACAGATCGTATCCAGATCCGTTGCAAAAGGCAGCTCCAGGCAGATATTTCACCCAAGAGCAGTCGGTAAAAATCTCTGCCATGCTCATGTACAATGCGACTCTATTATCATGGATCACGCAGAAGTCAGCTCTATTCCGGAGATTAACGCAAAACATGTAGACGCAGCAATTATCCATGAGGCGGCTATCGGAAGGATCAACGACGAGCAACTTGTAAAACTCCGTACACTGGGAATGACAGAAGAAGAAGCAGAAGGAGTCATAATCGAAAACTTCCTGAACTAA
- the pxpB gene encoding 5-oxoprolinase subunit PxpB, producing MEEIKIHTAGDSSVLIEFGQEISPEINAKITAFVHLMKAQHVEGVKDMIPAFTSLLINYDPRVVNYGALKERLEKLLKLEVSQETAPSRIFDIPVCYGGEYGPDLENIAMHANLSTQEVIDIHSSEDYLIYMLGFLPGFSYLGGLDKRIHTPRLANPRIKIPAGSVGIGGSQTGIYPLDSPGGWQLLGLTPVKTYDPNREIPILFEAGDYIHFVPVTEKDFLEIKEQVNQGTYECVIRQKGV from the coding sequence ATGGAAGAAATTAAAATCCACACAGCCGGTGACTCTTCTGTCCTGATTGAATTCGGACAGGAGATCTCCCCGGAGATCAATGCAAAAATTACGGCCTTCGTCCATCTGATGAAGGCCCAGCATGTTGAAGGAGTCAAAGATATGATTCCTGCATTTACAAGTCTTCTGATCAACTACGATCCAAGAGTTGTAAATTACGGCGCATTAAAAGAGCGTCTGGAAAAGCTGTTAAAACTTGAGGTCAGCCAGGAAACTGCTCCATCACGGATCTTTGATATTCCGGTCTGCTACGGTGGCGAATATGGACCTGACCTGGAAAATATCGCAATGCATGCCAATCTTTCTACTCAGGAAGTAATTGATATCCACAGCAGTGAAGACTATCTGATCTACATGCTCGGATTCCTTCCTGGATTTTCTTATCTTGGAGGACTGGACAAACGGATCCACACACCAAGACTTGCAAATCCGCGTATTAAGATTCCGGCAGGAAGCGTCGGCATCGGCGGTTCCCAGACGGGAATCTATCCGCTCGACTCCCCTGGAGGCTGGCAGCTTCTGGGGCTGACTCCGGTAAAGACTTATGATCCGAACCGCGAGATTCCAATCCTTTTCGAAGCCGGTGATTATATTCATTTTGTACCGGTCACAGAAAAAGATTTTCTTGAGATTAAAGAACAGGTGAATCAGGGAACTTACGAGTGTGTGATTCGCCAGAAAGGAGTGTAA